The following DNA comes from Desulfobacterales bacterium.
AGCGGATCGTAACAAAAAGGATTCGGATAAATGAAGATCATCGACAACATCAACTCTTTGCTGGGCGACGATCTGAAGGCTTCCATCCACCCCAAAGCCAAACTGAAAATTGCGGCATCGTGCTTTTCAATCTATGCCTATGAAGCCTTAAAGTCCGAGCTCGCGAAGATTGAATCGTTGGAATTCATTTTCACAGCACCGACCTTCGTTCCCAATGAAGTTACCGATAAGCTCAGAAAAGAGCGTCGAGAGTTTTTTATCCCCAAAGCCAACCGCGAACGTAGCCTCTATGGGTCAGAATTTGAGATTCAGCTTCGCAACAAACTCACCCAGCGAGCCATTGCCCGCGAGTGCGCCGAATGGATGCGCCGCAAAGCCAAATTTCGTTCTAACAAAACCAAGTCCCCGATGCAGCAGTTTGCCTGTGTTCAGGGGCCAGAGCAGGACGTTGCCTATATGCCTCTGCACGGCTTCACCGCCGTGGATTTGGGATATCAACAAGGAGATGCCGTTTCCAATATCGTTAACCGCGTAGATGAAGCTGCCTTTACCTCGACCTACCTTCAGCTTTTTGACCAAATCTGGAACGATCCGGGCAAGCTCGAAGATGTCACCGCCGCGATCTGTGATCATATCGCATCGGTCTATCAGGAAAATTCGCCCGAACGCATCTACTTCCTGATGCTCTACAATATTTTCAGCGATTTCCTCAATGATATCGATGAAGACGTGTTACCCAACGACCGCACGGGCTACCAGGACACACTGGTCTGGAACAAACTTTTCAATTTTCAGCGCGATGCCGCCATAGGCATTATCAATAAGCTGGAAACATACAACGGCTGCATCCTGGCGGATAGCGTTGGTCTTGGTAAAACCTTCACGGCGCTGGCCGTTGTGAAATATTACGAACTGCGCAATCGGTCAGTGCTTGTTCTGTGCCCCAAAAAACTCGCGGACAACTGGTTAAACTACAACAGCAACCTGACGACCAATATCTTCTCCAAGGATCGCTTCAATTACGATGTGCTGTGTCACACCGACCTTTCCCGCACCTCGGGTGAGTCGTTTGGCATTCCTCTGAATCGGATCAATTGGGGCAACTATGATCTGGTCGTCATCGATGAATCCCATAACTTCCGCAATAACGATGCCGTTAAAGACCGAGAAACCCGATATCAGAAGCTGATGAACCAGGTCGTCCGCCAGGGCGTTAAAACCAAGGTCCTGATGCTGTCTGCCACTCCGGTCAACAATCGATTCAATGACCTTCGCAATCAACTGGCCCTGGCCTACGAAGGCGACTCCGAAAATCTCAGCAAGAAGCTGCGCACGGGCAGAACAGTAGAAGAAATCTTCCGCAACGCCCAGACGGTATTCAATCAGTGGTCAAAGCTGGCCCCGGAGGATCGTACGGCGCGAGCTATCTTGGATTCCCTTGATTTTGACTTCTTTGAGTTGCTGGATAGCGTTACCATCGCCCGTTCGCGAAAGCATATCCAGACCTTTTACGACACCAGTGACATAGGCCAGTTTCCCGAGCGCCGCAAACCCCTGTCGTTTCATTCTCCACTGACCGGGCGCACGGATGTCATGAGCTTCAATGAAATATTCGAACAGCTCTCGCTGCTTAAACTGGCCGTCTACGCCCCGATCAGCTACATCCTTCCCAGTCGTCTCAAAAAGTATGAAGACCTGTACGACACGCAGGTGGAAGGCGGCAAAGGAAAGCTCAAGCAGGCAGACCGCGAACGAAGTCTGCAGGCATTGATGACGACCAATCTGCTCAAACGCCTGGAAAGCTCGGTCGAAGCCTTTCGGCTTACGCTGCAAAGTCTGCATAACAACCACACCCGCACCCTGAATAAAATTGATTCATTCAAGGTCGCAGGCCGTGCTGACAGCATTTCCGACTGGACCGGTAGCTTGGCAAATCTTGAAGCCGAGGAAGATGACATCCCCGTTTTGGAGGACGCAGAAATCGGCGGTAAGGTCAAAATCAACCTGGTCGACATGGATCTTCCCTCATGGGAACATGACCTGAAGGTTGATCTGGAAGTTATTAACGCCTTGCTAAGCTCCATGGCAAAAGTCACCCCCGAGGACGATGCCAAGCTGCAACACCTGAAAGCCCTGATCCTCAGAAAGATTGAAAATCCCATCAATGACGGCAACAAAAAAGTCCTTATTTTCACAGCGTTTGCCGACACGGCCAATTACCTTTACAACAACCTGGCGGATACCCTACTGGCAACACAGGGGCTGCACACCGGAAAAGTAACCGGCAAGGATGCGCCGAAATCAACCCTCAAGAAGAACTATGATTTCCAGTCGCTGTTGACGCTTTTCTCTCCTCGCGCCAAAGAGAAGGCTCAGGTGCTGCCAAATGAACCAGCTGAATTGGACCTGCTGATCGGCAC
Coding sequences within:
- a CDS encoding helicase-related protein, encoding MKIIDNINSLLGDDLKASIHPKAKLKIAASCFSIYAYEALKSELAKIESLEFIFTAPTFVPNEVTDKLRKERREFFIPKANRERSLYGSEFEIQLRNKLTQRAIARECAEWMRRKAKFRSNKTKSPMQQFACVQGPEQDVAYMPLHGFTAVDLGYQQGDAVSNIVNRVDEAAFTSTYLQLFDQIWNDPGKLEDVTAAICDHIASVYQENSPERIYFLMLYNIFSDFLNDIDEDVLPNDRTGYQDTLVWNKLFNFQRDAAIGIINKLETYNGCILADSVGLGKTFTALAVVKYYELRNRSVLVLCPKKLADNWLNYNSNLTTNIFSKDRFNYDVLCHTDLSRTSGESFGIPLNRINWGNYDLVVIDESHNFRNNDAVKDRETRYQKLMNQVVRQGVKTKVLMLSATPVNNRFNDLRNQLALAYEGDSENLSKKLRTGRTVEEIFRNAQTVFNQWSKLAPEDRTARAILDSLDFDFFELLDSVTIARSRKHIQTFYDTSDIGQFPERRKPLSFHSPLTGRTDVMSFNEIFEQLSLLKLAVYAPISYILPSRLKKYEDLYDTQVEGGKGKLKQADRERSLQALMTTNLLKRLESSVEAFRLTLQSLHNNHTRTLNKIDSFKVAGRADSISDWTGSLANLEAEEDDIPVLEDAEIGGKVKINLVDMDLPSWEHDLKVDLEVINALLSSMAKVTPEDDAKLQHLKALILRKIENPINDGNKKVLIFTAFADTANYLYNNLADTLLATQGLHTGKVTGKDAPKSTLKKNYDFQSLLTLFSPRAKEKAQVLPNEPAELDLLIGTDCISEGQNLQDCDYLVNYDIHWNPVRIIQRFGRIDRIGSINKTIQLVNYWPDISLDEYINLKERVENRMVIADVTATGDDNVLTAKSNEISYRKEQLRRMQEEVIELEDLKTGVSITDLGLNDFRMDLLNYVKTNGDLANMPNGMHAVVPARPEVGLHSGVIFALRNLNHGVNINQQNRLHPYYLIYIAGDGKVIANHTEVKSLLDLVRSSCKGQGEPIQAVCRLFNQLTDEGRDMKACSDLLSTAIRSMIDVKEEKDLESLFSGGKTTALVNTIAGLDDFELVAFLVVQGEG